A portion of the Arcobacter arenosus genome contains these proteins:
- a CDS encoding sodium-dependent transporter, with product MKTNTFSRIGFILAAAGSAVGLGNIWKFPYVTGENGGGAFVLLYIIAITFIGLSIFIAESYIGKEAKANAASSYQVISKTNNKNWRWAGFQIFAGIIILSFYAFIIGWIIEYLIISITGLPTTIKEAEDTFTNLITQKIGTQILFHTLVVATMVFIALKGIKAGIEKLNLILMPLLALILFGLLIYSMSLDSFGKAINFMFMPDWSKVTVDSILAAIGQAFFTLSLGMGIIITYSASMGKDTNFIKSSVFVAIVDTAVALIAGIIIFSFLFAAGAKSTAGPGLVFISLPLIFSEWGIFGQVIAVAFFCALLFAGITSAVSLVEPSVRYLIEKFQMSRIKAVFYTATFLWILGIFALLSMSADYGEMLTFFGKSLFDHMDYLTSSVALPISGFVTCIFLGYFVDKNVLKTKFTSVTSVAVFNIWYALIRYIVPIAIAILFFNKLGLIG from the coding sequence ATGAAAACAAACACATTTTCAAGAATTGGATTTATATTAGCAGCAGCTGGTTCTGCTGTAGGACTTGGTAATATATGGAAGTTTCCATATGTAACAGGAGAAAATGGTGGAGGTGCATTTGTACTTTTATATATAATTGCTATTACATTTATTGGACTTTCAATTTTTATTGCAGAATCATATATAGGAAAAGAAGCAAAAGCGAATGCTGCATCTTCATATCAAGTTATCTCTAAAACAAACAATAAGAACTGGAGATGGGCAGGTTTTCAAATCTTTGCAGGTATTATAATTTTATCTTTTTATGCATTTATTATTGGATGGATTATTGAATATTTAATAATAAGTATTACAGGACTTCCAACAACTATAAAAGAAGCAGAAGATACTTTTACAAATCTAATTACACAAAAAATTGGAACGCAAATATTATTTCATACTTTAGTTGTTGCAACTATGGTTTTTATTGCATTAAAGGGTATTAAAGCTGGTATTGAAAAACTTAATTTAATACTTATGCCTTTACTTGCATTAATCTTATTTGGATTATTAATCTACTCTATGAGTCTTGATTCATTTGGTAAAGCGATAAACTTTATGTTTATGCCTGATTGGTCAAAAGTTACAGTTGATTCAATTTTAGCAGCTATTGGACAAGCATTTTTTACACTATCTCTTGGTATGGGTATTATAATAACTTATTCTGCATCAATGGGAAAAGATACAAACTTTATTAAATCATCTGTCTTTGTAGCTATTGTAGATACTGCTGTTGCATTAATTGCAGGAATTATTATCTTCTCATTTTTATTTGCTGCTGGAGCAAAAAGTACTGCTGGACCAGGTCTTGTATTTATCTCTTTACCTTTAATTTTTTCGGAATGGGGAATATTTGGACAAGTTATTGCAGTTGCTTTTTTCTGTGCCTTATTATTTGCAGGTATTACATCAGCCGTATCTTTAGTAGAGCCATCAGTAAGATATCTAATTGAAAAATTCCAAATGAGTAGAATAAAAGCTGTATTTTACACAGCAACATTTCTTTGGATTTTAGGAATTTTTGCATTATTATCTATGAGTGCTGATTATGGTGAAATGTTAACTTTCTTTGGTAAAAGCTTATTTGATCATATGGATTACCTAACTTCATCAGTTGCTCTTCCAATTTCTGGTTTTGTAACTTGTATCTTCTTAGGATACTTTGTTGATAAAAATGTTTTAAAAACAAAGTTTACTTCAGTTACTAGTGTTGCTGTATTTAACATATGGTATGCACTAATTAGATATATAGTTCCAATTGCAATTGCTATACTATTTTTTAATAAATTAGGATTAATTGGCTAA